A DNA window from Ahaetulla prasina isolate Xishuangbanna chromosome 7, ASM2864084v1, whole genome shotgun sequence contains the following coding sequences:
- the LOC131202376 gene encoding uncharacterized protein K02A2.6-like, which produces LLWGDRVVIPEKLREKVLDLLHEGHPGIVRMKGLARSYVWWPLMDSEIAERVGKCQACQESRPLPPTAPVREWEKPQGPWSRIHIDFAGPFHGQTFLVVVDAFSKWLEIILMRSMTAEAVIAALRHLFATHGLPDTLVSDNGPQFTATQFEEYLADEGIRHALSAPFHPASNGLAERSVRSAKEALSRLKPGDWQT; this is translated from the coding sequence ctgctatggggagatcgagtggtgatcccggagaaattgagggaaaaggtattggaccttctccacgagggtcacccagggatcgtaaggatgaaggggctagcgagaagctatgtgtggtggcccttaatggactcagaaattgctgaaagggtagggaaatgccaggcttgccaagagtccagacccctacccccaacggccccagtcagggaatgggaaaaaccccaagggccctggtcgagaatccacattgattttgctggcccctttcacggccaaaccttcctagtggtagtcgacgccttctctaaatggctggaaatcattctcatgagatccatgacagccgaggcggtaatcgcagccctacggcacctatttgcaacccacgggctgcccgacacgctagtatccgataacggcccgcaattcacggcaacccagtttgaggaatacttggcagacgagggcatccgacatgccctctctgcgcccttccaccctgcgtcgaatggccttgcagagcgttccgtccggagcgctaaagaggcattgtccagactcaagccaggcgactggcaaaca